One window of Mauremys mutica isolate MM-2020 ecotype Southern chromosome 20, ASM2049712v1, whole genome shotgun sequence genomic DNA carries:
- the STAC3 gene encoding SH3 and cysteine-rich domain-containing protein 3 has protein sequence MTEKEALAPPASPAPGGKPASRLRVLKQLFLRRPKEEPPAEPQPNGELVSPTGGPLYYYYEEEEEEEEPEPPPEPPKPVNDKPHKFKDQYFKKPKFCDVCARMIVLNNKFGLRCKNCKTSIHQHCQSYVEMQRCFGKIPPGFRRAYSSPLYSNQQYACVKELLSAANRSDPVFETLRTGVVMANKERKKGQDDKKNPLAAMMDEEPEPGKHEVGKLEAGNPEGDKKAEKSTPDDKNKKPQPGFLQTHYFVALYRFKALEKDDLDFHPGDKITVVDDSNEEWWRGKIGEKIGYFPPNFIIRVRAGERVHKVTRSFVGNKEIGQITLKKDQIVAQKGEEVNGYVKVYTGRKVGLFPVNFLEEI, from the exons ATGACGGAGAAGGAGGCGCTGGCGCCACCAGCCTCACCCGCGCCAGGGGGGAAGCCCGCGAGCAGG CTCCGGGTGCTGAAGCAGCTGTTTCTGCGGAGGCCCAAGGAGGAGCCGCCGGCGGAGCCGCAGCCCAACGGGGAGCTGGTCAGCCCCACGGGGGGGCCCCTCTACTACTactacgaggaggaggaggaggaggaggagcccgaGCCGCCCCCCGAGCCCCCGAAGCCCGTCAACGACAAGCCCCACAAGTTCAAGGATCAGTACTTCAAAAAGCCCAAGTTCTGTGACGTCTGCGCCCGCATGATTGTCC tcaacAACAAATTCGGCCTGAGATGCAAGAACTGCAAAACCAGCATCCACCAGCACTGCCAGTCCTACGTGGAGATGCAGCGCTGCTTCGGCAAGATC cCCCCCGGATTCCGCCGGGCGTACAGCTCCCCCCTCTACAGCAACCAGCAATACGCCTGCGTCAAGGAGCTGCTCT CGGCAGCCAATCGCAGCGACCCCGTGTTCGAGACCCTCCGGACGGGCGTCGTCATGGCCAACAAGGAGCGGAAGAAAGGACAAGATGATAAGAAGAAC CCCTTGGCCGCCATGATGGACGAGGAGCCGGAGCCTGGGAAGCACGAAGTGGGCAAACTCGAGGCAG GCAACCCAGAAGGGGAcaagaaggcagagaaaagcaCCCCCGATGACAAG aacaAGAAGCCCCAGCCCGGCTTCCTGCAGACTCATTACTTCGTGGCGCTTTATCGCTTCAAAGCCCTGGAGAAGGACGACCTGGATTTCCA CCCGGGGGACAAGATCACGGTGGTGGACGACTCCAACGAGGAGTGGTGGCGG gggaagatcGGCGAGAAAATCGGCTACTTCCCCCCCAACTTCATCATCCGGGTGCGGGCGGGCGAGCGGGTGCACAAGGTCACCAGGTCCTTTGTGGGCAACAAGGAGATTGGGCAGATCACGCTGAAGAAGGATCAG atCGTGGCGCAGAAGGGGGAGGAAGTGAACGGCTACGTCAAGGTGTACACCGGCCGCAAGGTGGGGCTCTTCCCCGTCAACTTCCTGGAGGAGATTTGA